A window of Metabacillus sp. B2-18 contains these coding sequences:
- the fucU gene encoding L-fucose mutarotase, producing the protein MLKGIPSILSPELLKVLMEMGHSDEIVIADGNFPSASHSKKLIRCDGHGIPELLTAILQLYPLDSYVDKPVALMAVTPGDSVKPTIWEEYKKIINEKNGEPVNIEMMERFAFYERAKTAYAIVATGEKALYANMILKKGVLG; encoded by the coding sequence ATGTTAAAAGGTATTCCAAGTATTTTATCACCAGAGCTATTAAAAGTGTTAATGGAGATGGGACATAGTGATGAAATAGTCATTGCCGACGGGAATTTCCCTTCGGCGAGCCATAGTAAAAAATTAATAAGATGTGATGGTCATGGTATTCCCGAGTTATTAACTGCGATTTTACAATTATATCCATTAGATAGCTATGTTGACAAACCAGTAGCTCTTATGGCTGTTACGCCAGGAGATTCGGTTAAGCCAACAATTTGGGAAGAATATAAAAAGATAATAAATGAAAAGAACGGTGAACCAGTAAATATAGAAATGATGGAACGATTTGCTTTTTATGAACGAGCAAAAACTGCTTACGCTATTGTAGCAACTGGAGAAAAGGCTTTGTATGCAAATATGATTTTGAAAAAGGGAGTATTAGGCTGA
- a CDS encoding ECF transporter S component: MNQSKVRKHVTVGMLSSIAYVLMMLDFPFPGFPVFLQIDFSDAPALIAAIVFGPAAGLMVEAIKNVLHYLIQGSATGVPVGQVANFIAGALFILPSSYMFRRYKSIKGLLIGLVIGTLLMTIVMSVLNYYVIMPAYTLFLNSPAMTAEATKQLVVASIMPFNLIKGILMTLILLLITSRLKLWLTNQLQFNTRSI, encoded by the coding sequence ATGAATCAAAGTAAGGTAAGAAAGCATGTGACAGTCGGGATGTTAAGCAGTATAGCATATGTGCTTATGATGCTTGATTTTCCATTTCCAGGATTTCCGGTCTTTTTGCAAATCGATTTTAGTGATGCTCCTGCATTAATTGCAGCAATCGTTTTTGGACCAGCAGCTGGCTTAATGGTTGAAGCGATAAAAAACGTCTTACATTACCTAATTCAAGGGAGTGCTACAGGTGTACCTGTTGGTCAGGTAGCTAATTTTATAGCGGGGGCTTTATTTATATTACCCTCCTCGTACATGTTTAGACGTTATAAATCAATAAAGGGTCTTTTGATAGGACTAGTTATTGGGACGTTACTTATGACAATTGTTATGAGCGTCTTAAATTATTATGTAATTATGCCTGCTTATACACTGTTTTTAAATTCACCGGCTATGACTGCTGAGGCAACTAAACAACTTGTTGTTGCATCAATTATGCCGTTTAATTTAATAAAGGGGATACTTATGACCTTGATATTACTTCTTATTACTTCAAGGCTAAAATTATGGTTAACCAACCAATTGCAATTCAATACAAGATCAATATAA
- a CDS encoding amidohydrolase family protein, with protein sequence MRIDSHQHFWEYNELEYSWISNEMCQLRRSFFPKDLEPAIKKLNFDGCIAVQARQCLEENEFLLDLAEKSDIVKGVVGWVDLCSTSLQHQLEMYAKNPYFKGVRHVLHDELDDKFILRKHFQKGIELLSIYGLTYDLLIFPKHIPNAIQLVEKFPNQKFVLDHLAKPDIKNQVIKGWAEDVTTLASYGNVYCKLSGMVTEADWLNWKETDFYPYLDHIFESFGSKRVMIGSDWPVCTVSSDYQTTMNIVIRYLERFPSEIKERVLGGNCATFYNLEINDNEGRIY encoded by the coding sequence ATGCGTATCGATTCACACCAGCATTTCTGGGAATATAATGAGTTGGAATATAGTTGGATTTCAAATGAAATGTGCCAGTTAAGAAGGTCATTTTTTCCAAAAGATTTAGAACCAGCTATAAAGAAATTAAATTTTGATGGATGTATCGCTGTTCAAGCTAGGCAGTGTTTAGAGGAAAATGAGTTTCTTTTAGATCTTGCAGAAAAGAGCGATATAGTTAAGGGGGTAGTAGGGTGGGTGGATCTATGTTCCACTTCTCTACAACATCAATTAGAAATGTATGCAAAAAATCCATATTTTAAAGGAGTTCGCCATGTTTTACATGATGAACTTGATGACAAATTTATACTAAGAAAGCACTTTCAAAAAGGCATAGAATTACTTTCAATTTACGGCTTAACCTATGATTTATTAATTTTCCCCAAGCATATTCCTAATGCCATCCAATTAGTAGAAAAATTTCCTAATCAAAAATTTGTCCTGGATCATCTTGCAAAACCAGATATAAAAAATCAGGTCATAAAAGGTTGGGCTGAAGATGTTACAACTCTTGCTTCTTATGGCAATGTGTACTGTAAATTATCAGGTATGGTAACGGAGGCAGATTGGTTGAACTGGAAAGAGACAGACTTTTACCCTTATCTTGACCATATTTTTGAATCATTTGGTTCAAAAAGAGTAATGATTGGTTCTGATTGGCCTGTTTGTACCGTTAGCAGTGATTATCAGACAACAATGAATATTGTTATACGTTATCTTGAAAGATTTCCTTCTGAAATAAAAGAAAGAGTACTTGGGGGGAATTGTGCAACATTTTATAACTTAGAAATAAATGATAATGAGGGAAGGATATATTAA
- a CDS encoding ferredoxin, with the protein MAKYTIVDKDTCIACGACGAAAPDIYDYDDEGIAFVTLDDNQGVVEVPEALEEDMMDAFEGCPTDSIKIADEKFDGDALKFE; encoded by the coding sequence ATGGCAAAATATACAATAGTTGACAAGGATACATGCATTGCATGTGGAGCTTGTGGAGCGGCTGCACCAGACATTTATGATTACGATGATGAAGGTATCGCATTTGTTACCTTAGATGATAACCAAGGGGTTGTTGAAGTACCTGAAGCCCTTGAAGAAGATATGATGGATGCTTTCGAAGGTTGCCCAACAGATTCAATCAAAATTGCTGATGAAAAATTTGATGGCGATGCTTTAAAATTTGAATAA
- a CDS encoding zinc-binding alcohol dehydrogenase family protein — translation MKGIVCEQPNELKMITLDNPEFKDGEALVKIRRIGICGTDLHAYKGNQPYFTYPRVLGHELSGIIEEIGVNQEGLVKGDQVTVIPYLECGNCIACKNSKTNCCTNMKVFGVHIDGGMCESVSIPTDHLVKVNDISLDLAALIEPLSIGAHAVNRSSIVKGENALVIGAGPIGLGVMKFAKQKGANVIAMDINEERLGFCKRWAKVDHTVNGLNNPLERLFELTDGEYPTVVYDATGNLYSMTKSFNYVAHGGRLVYVGLVKGDITFSDPDFHKKELTLMGSRNATREDFEYVLDVLKSGEINADEFISHRCTFDKMVDLFESWLLPESRVIKALVEL, via the coding sequence TTGAAAGGAATTGTGTGTGAACAACCAAATGAACTTAAGATGATTACCCTAGATAATCCAGAATTTAAAGACGGTGAAGCATTAGTAAAAATACGCAGAATTGGAATCTGTGGAACAGACTTACATGCGTATAAAGGGAATCAACCATATTTTACATATCCAAGAGTGTTAGGACATGAATTGTCTGGAATTATAGAAGAAATTGGAGTAAACCAAGAAGGTTTGGTCAAGGGAGATCAAGTTACAGTAATTCCGTATCTCGAATGTGGGAATTGTATAGCTTGTAAAAATTCAAAAACAAACTGTTGTACAAATATGAAAGTTTTTGGTGTTCATATAGACGGGGGCATGTGTGAAAGTGTTTCGATTCCTACTGATCATTTAGTTAAAGTAAATGATATTTCATTAGATTTAGCTGCACTTATTGAGCCACTAAGTATAGGTGCTCATGCAGTAAATCGGTCATCGATTGTAAAAGGTGAAAATGCTTTAGTAATTGGTGCTGGACCAATCGGTTTAGGAGTTATGAAATTTGCCAAACAGAAAGGTGCCAATGTAATAGCGATGGACATTAATGAAGAAAGACTAGGGTTTTGTAAAAGATGGGCAAAAGTAGATCATACGGTTAATGGACTCAATAATCCGCTTGAAAGGCTTTTCGAATTAACAGATGGTGAATACCCAACAGTCGTATACGATGCAACTGGGAATTTGTATTCAATGACAAAATCTTTTAACTATGTGGCCCATGGTGGAAGATTAGTATATGTTGGGTTGGTAAAGGGTGACATAACATTTTCTGACCCTGATTTTCATAAGAAAGAATTAACTCTTATGGGGAGTCGAAACGCAACTAGAGAAGATTTTGAATATGTATTAGATGTCTTAAAATCAGGCGAGATAAATGCAGATGAATTTATAAGCCATCGTTGCACATTTGATAAAATGGTAGATTTATTTGAAAGTTGGTTACTACCAGAATCTAGAGTAATTAAAGCATTGGTAGAATTATAG
- a CDS encoding aldo/keto reductase → MDYRKIGNTDLKVSNLSFGASSLGSVFREINEEEGIRTVHTAIDMGINLIDVSPYYGLTKAETVLGRAIQGIQREKFFLSTKAGRFGDSEFDFSGDHITESLEESLKRLKTDYVDVLLLHDIEFGSFNQIVEEGIPTLQKLKKEGKIRYFGVSGLPLDIFNKTLEQTNLDVILSYCHYSLNDTSLLDITPLLEERKVGLINASPLSMGLLTNKGVPSWHPASEEIKQLCNKAATFCRENGEDIAKLAIQFSVSNKVIPTTLVSTASSDNIAKNIRWASEPIDQKLLEEVLKILAPIHNQTW, encoded by the coding sequence ATGGATTATCGGAAAATCGGTAACACTGACTTGAAGGTATCAAATTTAAGTTTTGGTGCATCTTCTTTAGGCTCTGTCTTTCGAGAGATAAATGAAGAGGAAGGAATTCGTACAGTTCATACGGCAATAGATATGGGAATTAATCTTATTGATGTATCGCCATATTATGGATTAACAAAAGCGGAAACTGTTCTTGGAAGGGCTATTCAGGGTATTCAGCGTGAGAAATTTTTCCTTTCTACAAAAGCAGGAAGGTTTGGAGATAGTGAATTTGATTTTTCAGGTGACCATATTACTGAAAGTTTGGAAGAAAGCTTAAAAAGGTTAAAAACAGATTATGTTGACGTTTTATTATTACACGATATTGAGTTTGGTTCTTTTAACCAAATAGTAGAAGAAGGAATTCCTACATTACAGAAACTAAAAAAAGAGGGGAAAATACGTTATTTTGGGGTCTCTGGTTTACCTTTGGATATCTTCAATAAAACTCTCGAACAGACAAATTTAGATGTTATTCTCTCATATTGTCACTACTCATTAAACGATACTTCTTTACTAGATATTACACCTTTACTTGAAGAAAGGAAAGTCGGGTTAATAAATGCTTCACCTCTTTCAATGGGGTTGTTAACAAATAAAGGTGTTCCATCTTGGCATCCTGCTAGTGAAGAAATCAAACAATTATGTAATAAAGCGGCAACATTTTGTAGAGAAAACGGAGAAGATATTGCCAAATTAGCAATACAATTTTCAGTTTCTAATAAAGTGATTCCAACAACACTAGTAAGTACTGCAAGTTCAGATAATATTGCTAAAAATATACGGTGGGCATCAGAACCAATCGATCAAAAACTTTTGGAAGAAGTATTAAAAATACTTGCTCCAATACATAACCAAACATGGTAG